In one window of Oryza sativa Japonica Group chromosome 9, ASM3414082v1 DNA:
- the LOC4347910 gene encoding U-box domain-containing protein 33 isoform X1: MDEEEIHIAVGKNFRKEKANILWAAARFPRATIVLVHVHWPSKWMPFMGGKVLYKFADEKEKEMHRAKETDAMVKMLSQYKNLCGSRKVRAHYLSHDDVLAGVVNLIKKLKIKRIIIGSRSMSKEAMLRKCCQVWVVINGKHMCTSNDHLEHTGSIGYGGSAESLASVHELSDDSNGYTTPPSDFADEIMYDDGVIQMDGADELATCDVQETETKDEESIETGELNSYEEEGEHSSGETAHRTDEIQSFRSTTERAEELMEEIDKLQRKLKELQEEDDRSILSPRQKAAAASLKKEKRLSTGRYPELQLPQHISRFSMSMISKATGNFCSGNLIGEGGYGPVYKGKLGGVAVAIKLLRPHGRQGFPEYKQEVVVLSRMEHPHIVRLMGVCPESCGLVYEHLPNGTLLDILSNSKSLSWKDRVRILGEQRSALAYLHSCRPHAIIHADLKLTNILLDAANSSRLGDFGTARAVHVKPLQDQADTICRRTNPMGTTGYMDPVFFVTGELTAESDVYAFGVVVLQVLTGLLDLNIADQVREALKMDAVHSVLDASAGSWPEVQAEKLLRLALRCCSLERKRRPAITCDAEWRSLDIMLRMANSPSKSRKWTSISIHAT; the protein is encoded by the exons ATGGATGAGGAAGAGATTCATATTGCGGTTGGGAAGAACTTCAGAAAGGAGAAGGCTAACATCTTATGGGCTGCTGCAAGGTTCCCAAGGGCCACTATAGTTCTTGTTCATGTTCACTGGCCTTCCAAGTGGATGCCCTTCA TGGGTGGCAAAGTTCTATATAAGTTTGCAGATGAAAAGGAGAAGGAGATGCATCGAGCCAAAGAAACGGATGCGATGGTCAAGATGTTGTCACAATACAAAAACCTTTGTGGATCAAGAAAG GTTAGGGCACATTACCTTTCACACGATGATGTTCTTGCTGGTGTTGTGAATCTGATAAAGAAGCTCAAAATTAAGAGAATTATCATTGGTTCAAG GAGCATGTCAAAGGAAGCGATGCTGCGCAAATGCTGTCAGGTTTGGGTGGTTATCAATGGAAAACACATGTGTACTAG CAATGATCATCTGGAACATACCGGGAGCATTGGATATGGAGGGAGCGCTGAATCTTTGGCATCTGTACATGAGCTGAGCGATGATTCAAATGGCTACACAACACCACCAAGTGATTTT GCAGATGAAATCATGTATGATGATGGGGTTATTCAAATGGATGGTGCTGATGAATTGGCAACG TGTGATGTGCAGGAAACCGAAACAAAGGATGAGGAAAGCATAGAAACAGGGGAACTAAATTCTtatgaggaggagggggagcacTCTTCCGGAGAGACTGCTCATAGAACTGATGAGATACAGAGTTTTAGAAGTACAACTGAAAGAGCTGAAGAACTGATG GAAGAAATAGACAAACTCCAAAGGAAACTGAAAGAGCTGCAAGAAGAGGATGATAGGAGCATCTTGTCACCTAGGCAaaaggctgctgctgcttcactgaagaaggagaagaggcTATCAACAGGAAGATACCCAGAGCTGCAACTTCCACAACATATCTCACGGTTCTCCATGTCGATGATCAGTAAAGCAACGGGCAACTTCTGCTCAGGAAACCTGATAGGTGAAGGAGGCTATGGGCCAGTGTACAAGGGAAAACTGGGTGGCGTGGCAGTGGCCATCAAGCTGCTGAGACCCCATGGCAGGCAAGGATTTCCAGAGTACAAGCAGgag GTTGTGGTGCTGAGTAGAATGGAGCATCCACACATAGTGAGGCTCATGGGCGTGTGCCCGGAGTCATGCGGGCTGGTGTACGAGCACCTGCCCAATGGCACCCTCTTGGACATCCTCTCCAACTCCAAGAGTCTGTCATGGAAGGATCGCGTGAGGATCCTCGGCGAGCAGCGTTCCGCGCTGGCCTACCTCCATTCCTGCCGCCCCCACGCCATCATCCACGCCGACCTCAAGCTCAccaacatcctcctcgacgccgccaaCTCCAGCCGCCTCGGCGACTTCGGCACGGCGCGCGCGGTGCACGTCAAGCCGCTGCAGGACCAGGCGGACACCATCTGCCGCCGCACCAACCCCATGGGCACCACCGGCTACATGGACCCCGTCTTCTTCGTCACCGGCGAGCTCACCGCCGAGTCCGACGTCTACGCCttcggcgtcgtcgtcctccaggTGCTCACCGGACTGCTCGACCTCAACATCGCCGACCAGGTGCGCGAGGCCCTCAAGATGGACGCCGTCCACTCCGTGCTGGACGCCTCCGCCGGGAGCTGGCCGGAGGTGCAGGCCGAGAAGCTGCTCCGCCTGGCGCTGCGCTGCTGCAGCCTGGAGAGGAAGCGGCGACCGGCAATCACGTGCGACGCTGAGTGGAGGTCGCTTGACATTATGCTCCGCATGGCAAATTCACCATCTAAATCTCGGAAATGGACTTCTATTTCTATTCATGCAACCTAG
- the LOC4347909 gene encoding U-box domain-containing protein 33 isoform X3 encodes MISTIQKFRKMKVLKSRKARVVEQHADHFCKIWFICKGTLVYCRKAAPFGHDVMQDCRQSATSAQCSVERSSSLSEIWCVSNTWLHKLNLEPHIETTSSDRYSDKEKEDTKERGESDNELQHIPMQLERVRQEAYEEKCRREKAEQELFEALQKVQVSENLYFGELKQKNEIEVKLATTMEEVDRLARTADELAAKFQEQCEKILVLEKRSAHSDRIIKDLMLQRDKAVREAEAIRVKNGESTAIADRTIPITELSISEIKEATSNFDHSSKVGESVYGSVYKGLLRQTNVAVKKLNPESTESLSQFSHEVEILSRVRHPNLVTLIGACKDARALVYEYMPNGSLDDRLACKDNSKPLSWQLRTRIASNICSALIFLHSNKPHSIVHSDLKASNILLDGNNVAKLSGFGVCRMLTDEFKATTTLYRHTHPKGTFVYIDPEYAISGDLTPLSDVYSFGIILLRLLTGRSGFGLLKDVQRAVAKGCLQAILDSSAGDWPLMHAEQLSRVGLRCCEIRRKNRPDLQTEVWTVLEPMLRSASSMLCSLSFKSVSEDFGNVPSYFICPIQQDVMRDPLIAADGFTYEAEAIREWFDSGHYTSPMTNLDLPHRDLLPNHALRSAIQEWLQSNAD; translated from the exons ATGATAAGCACTATACAAA AGTTCAGGAAAATGAAGGTTCTGAAATCCAGGAAAGCACGAGTTGTAGAACAGCATGCAGATCATTTCTGCAAAATATGGTTCATTTGCAAAGGCACACTGGTATACTGTAG GAAGGCTGCTCCCTTTGGCCATGATGTGATGCAGGACTGTAGGCAAAGTGCTACTTCTGCACAATGTTCAGTGGAGAGATCGAGTAGCTTGTCAGAGATTTGGTGTGTTTCAAACACATGGCTACACAAACTAAACCTCGAACCACATATCGAGACAACTAGTTCAGACAGATACTCTGATAAGGAAAAG GAAGATACTAAAGAGCGTGGTGAGTCTGACAATGAGCTCCAGCATATACCCATGCAGTTAGAGAGAGTAAGACAAGAAGCTTATGAGGAGAAATGTAGGCGTGAGAAAGCAGAGCAGGAGTTATTTGAGGCTCTCCAGAAA GTGCAGGTATCAGAGAATTTGTACTTTGGAGAACTGAAGCAAAAGAATGAAATAGAGGTAAAATTGGCAACAACAATGGAGGAAGTTGACAGGCTTGCAAGAACAGCTGATGAACTTGCTGCAAAATTTCAAGAGCAATGTGAGAAGATATTGGTCCTAGAGAAGCGAAGCGCCCATTCTGACCGTATTATCAAGGATCTTATGTTGCAGCGTGACAAAGCAGTAAGAGAGGCAGAAGCAATACGTGTAAAAAATGGAGAGTCTACTGCAATTGCGGATAGAACAATTCCCATTACAGAGCTATCGATATCAGAGATTAAGGAGGCAACCAGCAACTTTGATCACTCATCGAAGGTTGGGGAAAGTGTTTATGGAAGTGTATATAAGGGACTTCTTCGGCAAACAAATGTGGCTGTAAAGAAGTTGAATCCTGAAAGCACAGAGTCACTGTCACAGTTCAGTCATGAG GTGGAAATCCTTAGCAGGGTGCGACATCCGAATCTTGTAACTCTTATAGGGGCATGCAAGGATGCCCGAGCTCTTGTCTATGAATACATGCCCAATGGAAGCTTAGATGACCGCTTGGCTTGCAAGGACAATTCAAAGCCTCTTAGTTGGCAGTTGCGTACCCGCATCGCTTCCAATATTTGTTCTGCACTGATTTTTCTCCATTCCAATAAACCCCACAGCATTGTTCACAGTGACTTGAAAGCATCTAACATTCTTCTTGATGGAAATAATGTGGCTAAGCTTAGTGGTTTTGGTGTGTGCCGAATGTTAACTGATGAATTCAAGGCCACAACCACTCTATACCGCCATACCCACCCAAAAGGAACTTTTGTGTACATTGATCCTGAATACGCTATTTCTGGTGATCTGACACCCCTATCTGATGTATATTCTTTTGGTATCATACTCCTGCGACTCTTGACTGGAAGATCAGGATTTGGTCTTTTGAAAGATGTGCAACGGGCAGTAGCAAAGGGTTGCTTGCAAGCAATATTGGATTCATCAGCTGGAGACTGGCCTCTTATGCATGCTGAGCAGTTGTCTCGGGTAGGCCTAAGATGCTGTGAAATCAGAAGAAAAAACCGTCCTGACCTGCAAACAGAGGTTTGGACAGTACTTGAACCAATGTTGAGGTCTGCTTCCTCTATGCTATGTTCATTATCATTTAAATCAGTATCTGAAGACTTTGGTAATGTGCCATCCTACTTCATCTGTCCAATACAACAG GATGTCATGAGGGACCCTTTAATTGCTGCAGATGGTTTCACCTACGAAGCAGAGGCTATAAGAGAGTGGTTTGATAGTGGTCACTATACATCACCCATGACAAACCTCGATCTACCACACCGTGATCTTTTGCCGAACCATGCCCTCCGTTCTGCAATTCAAGAATGGCTTCAGTCAAATGCAGATTAA
- the LOC4347910 gene encoding U-box domain-containing protein 33 isoform X2 — MDEEEIHIAVGKNFRKEKANILWAAARFPRATIVLVHVHWPSKWMPFMGGKVLYKFADEKEKEMHRAKETDAMVKMLSQYKNLCGSRKVRAHYLSHDDVLAGVVNLIKKLKIKRIIIGSRSMSKEAMLRKCCQVWVVINGKHMCTSNDHLEHTGSIGYGGSAESLASVHELSDDSNGYTTPPSDFADEIMYDDGVIQMDGADELATETETKDEESIETGELNSYEEEGEHSSGETAHRTDEIQSFRSTTERAEELMEEIDKLQRKLKELQEEDDRSILSPRQKAAAASLKKEKRLSTGRYPELQLPQHISRFSMSMISKATGNFCSGNLIGEGGYGPVYKGKLGGVAVAIKLLRPHGRQGFPEYKQEVVVLSRMEHPHIVRLMGVCPESCGLVYEHLPNGTLLDILSNSKSLSWKDRVRILGEQRSALAYLHSCRPHAIIHADLKLTNILLDAANSSRLGDFGTARAVHVKPLQDQADTICRRTNPMGTTGYMDPVFFVTGELTAESDVYAFGVVVLQVLTGLLDLNIADQVREALKMDAVHSVLDASAGSWPEVQAEKLLRLALRCCSLERKRRPAITCDAEWRSLDIMLRMANSPSKSRKWTSISIHAT, encoded by the exons ATGGATGAGGAAGAGATTCATATTGCGGTTGGGAAGAACTTCAGAAAGGAGAAGGCTAACATCTTATGGGCTGCTGCAAGGTTCCCAAGGGCCACTATAGTTCTTGTTCATGTTCACTGGCCTTCCAAGTGGATGCCCTTCA TGGGTGGCAAAGTTCTATATAAGTTTGCAGATGAAAAGGAGAAGGAGATGCATCGAGCCAAAGAAACGGATGCGATGGTCAAGATGTTGTCACAATACAAAAACCTTTGTGGATCAAGAAAG GTTAGGGCACATTACCTTTCACACGATGATGTTCTTGCTGGTGTTGTGAATCTGATAAAGAAGCTCAAAATTAAGAGAATTATCATTGGTTCAAG GAGCATGTCAAAGGAAGCGATGCTGCGCAAATGCTGTCAGGTTTGGGTGGTTATCAATGGAAAACACATGTGTACTAG CAATGATCATCTGGAACATACCGGGAGCATTGGATATGGAGGGAGCGCTGAATCTTTGGCATCTGTACATGAGCTGAGCGATGATTCAAATGGCTACACAACACCACCAAGTGATTTT GCAGATGAAATCATGTATGATGATGGGGTTATTCAAATGGATGGTGCTGATGAATTGGCAACG GAAACCGAAACAAAGGATGAGGAAAGCATAGAAACAGGGGAACTAAATTCTtatgaggaggagggggagcacTCTTCCGGAGAGACTGCTCATAGAACTGATGAGATACAGAGTTTTAGAAGTACAACTGAAAGAGCTGAAGAACTGATG GAAGAAATAGACAAACTCCAAAGGAAACTGAAAGAGCTGCAAGAAGAGGATGATAGGAGCATCTTGTCACCTAGGCAaaaggctgctgctgcttcactgaagaaggagaagaggcTATCAACAGGAAGATACCCAGAGCTGCAACTTCCACAACATATCTCACGGTTCTCCATGTCGATGATCAGTAAAGCAACGGGCAACTTCTGCTCAGGAAACCTGATAGGTGAAGGAGGCTATGGGCCAGTGTACAAGGGAAAACTGGGTGGCGTGGCAGTGGCCATCAAGCTGCTGAGACCCCATGGCAGGCAAGGATTTCCAGAGTACAAGCAGgag GTTGTGGTGCTGAGTAGAATGGAGCATCCACACATAGTGAGGCTCATGGGCGTGTGCCCGGAGTCATGCGGGCTGGTGTACGAGCACCTGCCCAATGGCACCCTCTTGGACATCCTCTCCAACTCCAAGAGTCTGTCATGGAAGGATCGCGTGAGGATCCTCGGCGAGCAGCGTTCCGCGCTGGCCTACCTCCATTCCTGCCGCCCCCACGCCATCATCCACGCCGACCTCAAGCTCAccaacatcctcctcgacgccgccaaCTCCAGCCGCCTCGGCGACTTCGGCACGGCGCGCGCGGTGCACGTCAAGCCGCTGCAGGACCAGGCGGACACCATCTGCCGCCGCACCAACCCCATGGGCACCACCGGCTACATGGACCCCGTCTTCTTCGTCACCGGCGAGCTCACCGCCGAGTCCGACGTCTACGCCttcggcgtcgtcgtcctccaggTGCTCACCGGACTGCTCGACCTCAACATCGCCGACCAGGTGCGCGAGGCCCTCAAGATGGACGCCGTCCACTCCGTGCTGGACGCCTCCGCCGGGAGCTGGCCGGAGGTGCAGGCCGAGAAGCTGCTCCGCCTGGCGCTGCGCTGCTGCAGCCTGGAGAGGAAGCGGCGACCGGCAATCACGTGCGACGCTGAGTGGAGGTCGCTTGACATTATGCTCCGCATGGCAAATTCACCATCTAAATCTCGGAAATGGACTTCTATTTCTATTCATGCAACCTAG
- the LOC4347909 gene encoding U-box domain-containing protein 33 isoform X1, with the protein MATAGSPSPYPGDSPEPSFSGEKVYVAVGEESSRGTLLWALHKFPQGTAFVLLHVYSPPNFLPILGAKIPAGQLREQELIAHKKMNLQRISDNLDQYQLICAQQKVQAEKLVVESDDVAYGLVDVISEHNVSMLVMGAADDKHYTKKMKVLKSRKARVVEQHADHFCKIWFICKGTLVYCRKAAPFGHDVMQDCRQSATSAQCSVERSSSLSEIWCVSNTWLHKLNLEPHIETTSSDRYSDKEKLEDHYMEDTKERGESDNELQHIPMQLERVRQEAYEEKCRREKAEQELFEALQKVQVSENLYFGELKQKNEIEVKLATTMEEVDRLARTADELAAKFQEQCEKILVLEKRSAHSDRIIKDLMLQRDKAVREAEAIRVKNGESTAIADRTIPITELSISEIKEATSNFDHSSKVGESVYGSVYKGLLRQTNVAVKKLNPESTESLSQFSHEVEILSRVRHPNLVTLIGACKDARALVYEYMPNGSLDDRLACKDNSKPLSWQLRTRIASNICSALIFLHSNKPHSIVHSDLKASNILLDGNNVAKLSGFGVCRMLTDEFKATTTLYRHTHPKGTFVYIDPEYAISGDLTPLSDVYSFGIILLRLLTGRSGFGLLKDVQRAVAKGCLQAILDSSAGDWPLMHAEQLSRVGLRCCEIRRKNRPDLQTEVWTVLEPMLRSASSMLCSLSFKSVSEDFGNVPSYFICPIQQDVMRDPLIAADGFTYEAEAIREWFDSGHYTSPMTNLDLPHRDLLPNHALRSAIQEWLQSNAD; encoded by the exons ATGGCCACGGCGGGCTCCCCCTCTCCGTACCCCGGTGATTCGCCGGAGCCGTCCTTCTCCGGCGAGAAGGTGTAcgtggcggtgggggaggagtCCAGCaggggcacgctgctgtggGCGCTGCACAAGTTCCCCCAAGGCACCGCCTTCGTGCTGCTCCATGTCTACTCCCCTCCCAACTTCCTCCCCATCC TCGGAGCCAAGATTCCCGCCGGCCAGCTGCGAGAGCAGGAGCTGATTGCACACAAGAAGATGAACCTGCAAAGAATCAGTGACAACTTGGATCAATACCAACTCATATGCGCGCAGCAGAAG GTACAAGCTGAGAAATTGGTGGTTGAATCAGATGATGTTGCATACGGATTGGTGGACGTCATCTCTGAGCATAATGTTTCCATGCTTGTAATGGGGGCCGCAGATGATAAGCACTATACAAA GAAAATGAAGGTTCTGAAATCCAGGAAAGCACGAGTTGTAGAACAGCATGCAGATCATTTCTGCAAAATATGGTTCATTTGCAAAGGCACACTGGTATACTGTAG GAAGGCTGCTCCCTTTGGCCATGATGTGATGCAGGACTGTAGGCAAAGTGCTACTTCTGCACAATGTTCAGTGGAGAGATCGAGTAGCTTGTCAGAGATTTGGTGTGTTTCAAACACATGGCTACACAAACTAAACCTCGAACCACATATCGAGACAACTAGTTCAGACAGATACTCTGATAAGGAAAAG TTAGAGGATCATTACATG GAAGATACTAAAGAGCGTGGTGAGTCTGACAATGAGCTCCAGCATATACCCATGCAGTTAGAGAGAGTAAGACAAGAAGCTTATGAGGAGAAATGTAGGCGTGAGAAAGCAGAGCAGGAGTTATTTGAGGCTCTCCAGAAA GTGCAGGTATCAGAGAATTTGTACTTTGGAGAACTGAAGCAAAAGAATGAAATAGAGGTAAAATTGGCAACAACAATGGAGGAAGTTGACAGGCTTGCAAGAACAGCTGATGAACTTGCTGCAAAATTTCAAGAGCAATGTGAGAAGATATTGGTCCTAGAGAAGCGAAGCGCCCATTCTGACCGTATTATCAAGGATCTTATGTTGCAGCGTGACAAAGCAGTAAGAGAGGCAGAAGCAATACGTGTAAAAAATGGAGAGTCTACTGCAATTGCGGATAGAACAATTCCCATTACAGAGCTATCGATATCAGAGATTAAGGAGGCAACCAGCAACTTTGATCACTCATCGAAGGTTGGGGAAAGTGTTTATGGAAGTGTATATAAGGGACTTCTTCGGCAAACAAATGTGGCTGTAAAGAAGTTGAATCCTGAAAGCACAGAGTCACTGTCACAGTTCAGTCATGAG GTGGAAATCCTTAGCAGGGTGCGACATCCGAATCTTGTAACTCTTATAGGGGCATGCAAGGATGCCCGAGCTCTTGTCTATGAATACATGCCCAATGGAAGCTTAGATGACCGCTTGGCTTGCAAGGACAATTCAAAGCCTCTTAGTTGGCAGTTGCGTACCCGCATCGCTTCCAATATTTGTTCTGCACTGATTTTTCTCCATTCCAATAAACCCCACAGCATTGTTCACAGTGACTTGAAAGCATCTAACATTCTTCTTGATGGAAATAATGTGGCTAAGCTTAGTGGTTTTGGTGTGTGCCGAATGTTAACTGATGAATTCAAGGCCACAACCACTCTATACCGCCATACCCACCCAAAAGGAACTTTTGTGTACATTGATCCTGAATACGCTATTTCTGGTGATCTGACACCCCTATCTGATGTATATTCTTTTGGTATCATACTCCTGCGACTCTTGACTGGAAGATCAGGATTTGGTCTTTTGAAAGATGTGCAACGGGCAGTAGCAAAGGGTTGCTTGCAAGCAATATTGGATTCATCAGCTGGAGACTGGCCTCTTATGCATGCTGAGCAGTTGTCTCGGGTAGGCCTAAGATGCTGTGAAATCAGAAGAAAAAACCGTCCTGACCTGCAAACAGAGGTTTGGACAGTACTTGAACCAATGTTGAGGTCTGCTTCCTCTATGCTATGTTCATTATCATTTAAATCAGTATCTGAAGACTTTGGTAATGTGCCATCCTACTTCATCTGTCCAATACAACAG GATGTCATGAGGGACCCTTTAATTGCTGCAGATGGTTTCACCTACGAAGCAGAGGCTATAAGAGAGTGGTTTGATAGTGGTCACTATACATCACCCATGACAAACCTCGATCTACCACACCGTGATCTTTTGCCGAACCATGCCCTCCGTTCTGCAATTCAAGAATGGCTTCAGTCAAATGCAGATTAA
- the LOC4347909 gene encoding U-box domain-containing protein 33 isoform X2 yields MATAGSPSPYPGDSPEPSFSGEKVYVAVGEESSRGTLLWALHKFPQGTAFVLLHVYSPPNFLPILGAKIPAGQLREQELIAHKKMNLQRISDNLDQYQLICAQQKVQAEKLVVESDDVAYGLVDVISEHNVSMLVMGAADDKHYTKKMKVLKSRKARVVEQHADHFCKIWFICKGTLVYCRKAAPFGHDVMQDCRQSATSAQCSVERSSSLSEIWCVSNTWLHKLNLEPHIETTSSDRYSDKEKEDTKERGESDNELQHIPMQLERVRQEAYEEKCRREKAEQELFEALQKVQVSENLYFGELKQKNEIEVKLATTMEEVDRLARTADELAAKFQEQCEKILVLEKRSAHSDRIIKDLMLQRDKAVREAEAIRVKNGESTAIADRTIPITELSISEIKEATSNFDHSSKVGESVYGSVYKGLLRQTNVAVKKLNPESTESLSQFSHEVEILSRVRHPNLVTLIGACKDARALVYEYMPNGSLDDRLACKDNSKPLSWQLRTRIASNICSALIFLHSNKPHSIVHSDLKASNILLDGNNVAKLSGFGVCRMLTDEFKATTTLYRHTHPKGTFVYIDPEYAISGDLTPLSDVYSFGIILLRLLTGRSGFGLLKDVQRAVAKGCLQAILDSSAGDWPLMHAEQLSRVGLRCCEIRRKNRPDLQTEVWTVLEPMLRSASSMLCSLSFKSVSEDFGNVPSYFICPIQQDVMRDPLIAADGFTYEAEAIREWFDSGHYTSPMTNLDLPHRDLLPNHALRSAIQEWLQSNAD; encoded by the exons ATGGCCACGGCGGGCTCCCCCTCTCCGTACCCCGGTGATTCGCCGGAGCCGTCCTTCTCCGGCGAGAAGGTGTAcgtggcggtgggggaggagtCCAGCaggggcacgctgctgtggGCGCTGCACAAGTTCCCCCAAGGCACCGCCTTCGTGCTGCTCCATGTCTACTCCCCTCCCAACTTCCTCCCCATCC TCGGAGCCAAGATTCCCGCCGGCCAGCTGCGAGAGCAGGAGCTGATTGCACACAAGAAGATGAACCTGCAAAGAATCAGTGACAACTTGGATCAATACCAACTCATATGCGCGCAGCAGAAG GTACAAGCTGAGAAATTGGTGGTTGAATCAGATGATGTTGCATACGGATTGGTGGACGTCATCTCTGAGCATAATGTTTCCATGCTTGTAATGGGGGCCGCAGATGATAAGCACTATACAAA GAAAATGAAGGTTCTGAAATCCAGGAAAGCACGAGTTGTAGAACAGCATGCAGATCATTTCTGCAAAATATGGTTCATTTGCAAAGGCACACTGGTATACTGTAG GAAGGCTGCTCCCTTTGGCCATGATGTGATGCAGGACTGTAGGCAAAGTGCTACTTCTGCACAATGTTCAGTGGAGAGATCGAGTAGCTTGTCAGAGATTTGGTGTGTTTCAAACACATGGCTACACAAACTAAACCTCGAACCACATATCGAGACAACTAGTTCAGACAGATACTCTGATAAGGAAAAG GAAGATACTAAAGAGCGTGGTGAGTCTGACAATGAGCTCCAGCATATACCCATGCAGTTAGAGAGAGTAAGACAAGAAGCTTATGAGGAGAAATGTAGGCGTGAGAAAGCAGAGCAGGAGTTATTTGAGGCTCTCCAGAAA GTGCAGGTATCAGAGAATTTGTACTTTGGAGAACTGAAGCAAAAGAATGAAATAGAGGTAAAATTGGCAACAACAATGGAGGAAGTTGACAGGCTTGCAAGAACAGCTGATGAACTTGCTGCAAAATTTCAAGAGCAATGTGAGAAGATATTGGTCCTAGAGAAGCGAAGCGCCCATTCTGACCGTATTATCAAGGATCTTATGTTGCAGCGTGACAAAGCAGTAAGAGAGGCAGAAGCAATACGTGTAAAAAATGGAGAGTCTACTGCAATTGCGGATAGAACAATTCCCATTACAGAGCTATCGATATCAGAGATTAAGGAGGCAACCAGCAACTTTGATCACTCATCGAAGGTTGGGGAAAGTGTTTATGGAAGTGTATATAAGGGACTTCTTCGGCAAACAAATGTGGCTGTAAAGAAGTTGAATCCTGAAAGCACAGAGTCACTGTCACAGTTCAGTCATGAG GTGGAAATCCTTAGCAGGGTGCGACATCCGAATCTTGTAACTCTTATAGGGGCATGCAAGGATGCCCGAGCTCTTGTCTATGAATACATGCCCAATGGAAGCTTAGATGACCGCTTGGCTTGCAAGGACAATTCAAAGCCTCTTAGTTGGCAGTTGCGTACCCGCATCGCTTCCAATATTTGTTCTGCACTGATTTTTCTCCATTCCAATAAACCCCACAGCATTGTTCACAGTGACTTGAAAGCATCTAACATTCTTCTTGATGGAAATAATGTGGCTAAGCTTAGTGGTTTTGGTGTGTGCCGAATGTTAACTGATGAATTCAAGGCCACAACCACTCTATACCGCCATACCCACCCAAAAGGAACTTTTGTGTACATTGATCCTGAATACGCTATTTCTGGTGATCTGACACCCCTATCTGATGTATATTCTTTTGGTATCATACTCCTGCGACTCTTGACTGGAAGATCAGGATTTGGTCTTTTGAAAGATGTGCAACGGGCAGTAGCAAAGGGTTGCTTGCAAGCAATATTGGATTCATCAGCTGGAGACTGGCCTCTTATGCATGCTGAGCAGTTGTCTCGGGTAGGCCTAAGATGCTGTGAAATCAGAAGAAAAAACCGTCCTGACCTGCAAACAGAGGTTTGGACAGTACTTGAACCAATGTTGAGGTCTGCTTCCTCTATGCTATGTTCATTATCATTTAAATCAGTATCTGAAGACTTTGGTAATGTGCCATCCTACTTCATCTGTCCAATACAACAG GATGTCATGAGGGACCCTTTAATTGCTGCAGATGGTTTCACCTACGAAGCAGAGGCTATAAGAGAGTGGTTTGATAGTGGTCACTATACATCACCCATGACAAACCTCGATCTACCACACCGTGATCTTTTGCCGAACCATGCCCTCCGTTCTGCAATTCAAGAATGGCTTCAGTCAAATGCAGATTAA